A genomic stretch from Candidatus Methanomassiliicoccus intestinalis Issoire-Mx1 includes:
- a CDS encoding DUF2786 domain-containing protein: MNLQEAKEKIQKCLALSDSPNEHEAQTALLMARKLMASYKLSDADLTKTPSSLEVEKRLTSITYSRRRDAWIGALANLIAEKHCCSSCYTHEYNKQTRFVEMIGFPDDLDLCIRAFEYAVYAVHTNIIYRKPAHEMSYALGFINGLKKAYDHQDECEETALVAIIPKEVTEYVKSTVKFLKEEPNERTRAYCATSYSLGVLDGKNHLTKKICKAEEGSA, encoded by the coding sequence ATGAATCTTCAGGAAGCGAAAGAGAAGATTCAGAAGTGCCTTGCCCTTTCAGACTCTCCGAATGAGCATGAGGCACAGACTGCCCTTCTGATGGCCAGAAAGCTCATGGCATCATACAAGCTGTCAGATGCCGATCTCACAAAGACACCGTCCAGTTTGGAGGTGGAGAAAAGGCTTACAAGCATAACCTATTCAAGAAGGCGTGATGCATGGATAGGTGCTCTTGCAAACCTGATCGCTGAAAAGCACTGCTGCAGCAGCTGCTATACACACGAGTACAACAAACAGACACGGTTTGTGGAGATGATCGGTTTTCCCGATGATCTTGATTTGTGCATTAGGGCGTTTGAGTATGCTGTCTATGCTGTCCACACTAACATAATCTACAGAAAGCCAGCACATGAGATGTCATATGCACTCGGCTTCATTAATGGTTTGAAAAAGGCCTATGATCATCAAGACGAATGTGAAGAAACAGCTCTGGTGGCCATCATTCCTAAAGAAGTCACAGAGTATGTAAAATCCACCGTCAAGTTTCTGAAGGAGGAGCCTAACGAACGCACCAGGGCATACTGTGCCACATCATACAGCCTTGGAGTGCTGGATGGAAAGAATCATCTGACCAAGAAGATCTGTAAAGCAGAGGAGGGATCAGCGTGA
- a CDS encoding DNA adenine methylase has translation MTLPPFPYYGAKTKHLRFLLPLLPQTKCYCEPFGGSMAVMLARTPSEVETYNDIDSNVVNFFRVLREQPDKLLRMLELTPFSREEYNLARDMEKESDLERARMFFLRASVSYGARYSRGAFNTTNNNSVNGVPERISRYRRYLGRLEAVSERILRIQIENLDALDIIKRYDTPDTLFYCDPPYDHSARVQDRCYKVEPDSTYHRLIASALRSIEGYAAISGYKSRLYEELYSGWYCTEDKPNRYNENHSERTEVLWTNYNPETFEKISIMPQVKQLNLDGIEGGACQ, from the coding sequence ATGACCCTGCCGCCTTTCCCATATTATGGAGCGAAGACGAAGCATCTCAGATTCCTGCTGCCCCTGCTCCCTCAGACAAAATGCTACTGTGAGCCTTTCGGCGGTTCAATGGCCGTCATGCTGGCAAGAACACCATCCGAGGTCGAGACCTACAACGATATCGATTCAAACGTGGTGAACTTTTTCAGAGTCCTGAGAGAGCAGCCTGACAAACTGCTCAGAATGCTGGAGCTCACTCCGTTTTCCAGGGAAGAGTACAATCTGGCCAGGGATATGGAGAAAGAAAGCGATCTTGAAAGAGCTAGAATGTTCTTTCTCAGAGCCTCGGTATCATACGGTGCCAGATATTCCAGGGGAGCATTCAATACAACCAACAACAATTCTGTAAACGGGGTGCCTGAAAGAATCTCAAGGTACCGCAGGTACCTGGGAAGGCTGGAGGCCGTTTCAGAACGCATACTCAGGATACAGATCGAAAACCTCGATGCTCTGGACATTATCAAAAGGTACGATACCCCGGATACCCTTTTTTACTGCGATCCTCCGTATGATCACAGTGCAAGGGTTCAGGACAGATGCTACAAAGTAGAGCCTGACAGCACATACCACCGCCTCATTGCCTCTGCTCTCAGATCTATTGAGGGTTATGCTGCCATTTCGGGCTACAAGAGCAGACTCTATGAGGAGCTTTACTCAGGCTGGTACTGCACGGAGGACAAGCCGAACCGTTACAATGAGAATCACAGTGAAAGGACAGAGGTTCTCTGGACTAACTATAATCCAGAAACGTTTGAGAAAATTAGCATCATGCCCCAGGTTAAGCAGCTAAATCTTGACGGGATTGAAGGAGGTGCGTGTCAATGA
- a CDS encoding ASCH/PUA domain-containing protein — protein MKILLQDFEQAITGIKNFEQINDNGDYQVNDLLVLKEWDPDTEGFTGREAARRIRHVPKNVPCLNSEYAILDIEENQSDMPDNQDPGESVMSESIELCIARLLLSAYQNGRVVLTISLITRIRHEQYSMYDLISALYSLEKLNYIRSSHDCWIITKKGIDHFFRSGDR, from the coding sequence TTGAAAATATTATTGCAGGATTTTGAACAGGCCATAACGGGAATTAAGAATTTTGAACAGATAAATGACAATGGGGATTACCAGGTAAATGATCTCTTAGTTTTGAAAGAGTGGGATCCAGACACTGAAGGATTCACAGGCAGGGAAGCGGCCAGACGCATCCGTCATGTGCCGAAGAATGTTCCGTGTCTGAATTCTGAATACGCCATTCTGGATATCGAAGAGAATCAGAGTGACATGCCGGACAATCAAGATCCAGGCGAGTCTGTAATGTCCGAATCTATTGAACTCTGTATAGCCAGACTCCTCCTGTCTGCATATCAGAACGGCAGGGTTGTGTTGACTATAAGCCTGATAACCCGCATAAGGCATGAGCAATACAGCATGTATGATCTGATAAGTGCTCTTTACTCCCTTGAGAAGCTGAATTACATAAGATCATCACACGACTGCTGGATCATAACCAAAAAGGGCATTGATCATTTTTTCAGATCAGGTGATAGATGA
- a CDS encoding tyrosine-type recombinase/integrase, which produces MGPHPFLTYALKYIESVKTVRSEATIADMRRRYRNINYDLEYLKKEGRIKSTSPMKLTDVDILEYINLLMSGEGPGREGKNKPLKAKSIHHNLGLINDLCKYANGTDLIAQVKHRHAASVPKIHYTRLPPMSPHDTRAIIEAANKVKSENWRHMVAYAMTIVSISGGLRNKELRMANLSDLDLDAETIYTEHVKGEDTYGQARTAPINPLAIPFLRRYVDARQRELTKRGVRTPVLFPALSQKSGTTDREMYRYSINGTTCLRRIVMAETGIKYDLRKCRRTFGQALKNDGASIEAISVSMGHSSTKTTEKSYARMTNECAIAEAQEVWHKTQVPNPSLTPQFETAPATIEPEPTNSPLIGQKKWDPGYA; this is translated from the coding sequence ATGGGACCTCATCCGTTCTTGACCTATGCTCTAAAATATATCGAGTCCGTCAAAACTGTGCGATCTGAAGCTACAATCGCAGACATGAGAAGAAGATACAGAAATATAAACTATGATCTGGAGTATTTAAAGAAAGAAGGGCGCATTAAAAGCACAAGCCCTATGAAACTGACGGATGTAGACATTCTCGAATATATCAACCTCTTAATGTCTGGAGAAGGACCGGGGAGAGAAGGAAAAAATAAACCTCTCAAAGCCAAATCAATCCATCACAATTTGGGATTGATCAATGATCTGTGCAAATATGCAAACGGCACAGACCTCATCGCACAGGTGAAACACAGACATGCTGCGTCAGTCCCTAAGATCCATTACACCAGACTGCCTCCCATGTCTCCTCATGACACGAGGGCGATCATTGAAGCAGCGAATAAGGTGAAAAGTGAAAACTGGAGGCACATGGTCGCGTATGCAATGACGATAGTATCAATATCCGGAGGTCTGCGAAACAAAGAACTGCGCATGGCAAACCTCTCTGATTTAGATCTTGATGCGGAAACCATCTATACGGAGCATGTCAAAGGCGAAGACACATACGGACAGGCTAGAACTGCTCCGATAAACCCACTCGCGATTCCGTTTCTTCGCAGGTATGTAGACGCAAGACAAAGAGAGCTGACTAAAAGAGGCGTGAGGACTCCGGTTCTTTTCCCTGCTTTGAGCCAGAAGAGCGGCACCACCGACCGTGAAATGTATAGATATTCAATAAACGGCACGACCTGTCTGAGAAGAATAGTGATGGCTGAAACAGGGATAAAGTATGATTTAAGAAAGTGCAGAAGGACATTTGGACAAGCGCTGAAAAATGATGGCGCTTCAATTGAAGCAATAAGTGTCTCGATGGGACACTCCAGTACAAAAACCACAGAGAAGTCGTATGCAAGGATGACAAATGAATGTGCAATCGCAGAAGCACAAGAAGTTTGGCATAAGACCCAGGTACCCAATCCGTCTCTTACGCCACAATTTGAGACTGCTCCTGCGACTATTGAGCCCGAACCTACAAATTCCCCGCTGATTGGGCAGAAAAAATGGGATCCTGGCTATGCTTAA
- a CDS encoding ABC transporter permease has product MLDFLREVYYVSWADLRFLKHNFPNILITSLVSPILYLITFGYGLGRGMSSGDISYIAFIIPGIVALSSLSSSFSSTSTRINVQRLYYKSFDEMMMCPLRPTAIILGKSMMGVLRGLLSCSIIFIMGLILSPELMLTPLFIGCLLISCFSFSFLGVMAALLAKSHQTLATFNSLVILPMTFLCGTFFSVSSVPALFQYILYLFPLTHASMCVRASALGWVFPWGSLAVLIGFGIAFYIIDVYLIKTRKV; this is encoded by the coding sequence ATGCTGGATTTTCTAAGAGAAGTGTACTATGTTTCATGGGCAGATCTTAGATTTCTAAAACATAATTTTCCCAATATTCTAATCACAAGCCTTGTGAGCCCTATACTCTATCTGATAACTTTTGGATATGGTTTAGGAAGGGGAATGAGTTCCGGTGACATAAGTTACATAGCATTCATTATACCAGGTATTGTTGCCCTGTCTTCTTTATCATCATCCTTTTCATCCACCTCGACAAGAATTAATGTGCAGAGGCTGTATTACAAAAGTTTTGATGAAATGATGATGTGTCCCCTTAGGCCTACTGCTATAATTTTAGGTAAATCTATGATGGGCGTTTTGAGAGGACTTCTCAGCTGCAGCATCATCTTCATCATGGGCTTGATACTGTCTCCTGAACTCATGTTGACGCCGTTGTTTATTGGGTGTCTTTTGATATCGTGCTTTTCGTTCTCATTTTTGGGTGTAATGGCCGCATTATTAGCTAAATCTCATCAGACACTAGCTACATTCAACAGTCTTGTCATTCTGCCGATGACTTTCCTCTGCGGAACATTCTTCTCCGTATCTTCAGTTCCGGCTTTATTCCAGTACATCCTGTATTTATTCCCTTTAACACACGCGAGCATGTGTGTAAGAGCATCAGCTCTTGGATGGGTATTTCCTTGGGGATCTTTAGCTGTTTTAATTGGTTTCGGAATTGCATTCTACATAATTGATGTGTATCTAATCAAGACTAGAAAGGTCTGA
- a CDS encoding ABC transporter ATP-binding protein → MCKLTRDVQSNNIIEVNDLVKKFGNFIAINKLNLTVKRGEIFGFLGPNGAGKTTTVRVLSTLTNFDSGEIYVDGCNLLKNPLEAKIRMGVIQQHISLDKDLTVKENMIQHAMYHKIPASERLKKITELSSYVGLEEYMDRMVDSLSGGWKKRVAIVCALIHEPKILFLDEPTVGLDIQARRLLWDLIRKLNFDGTTIFLTTHYIEEAEALCDRVGIINHGKLIALGTPPELCSKIGSTAVEYYGPNGKTAYRYFSKRTDANDFAGTIPDGTTVTIRNTNLEDCFVELTGETVGGM, encoded by the coding sequence GTGTGTAAATTGACCAGAGATGTACAGTCTAACAATATTATCGAAGTCAATGATTTAGTCAAAAAATTCGGTAACTTCATAGCAATAAATAAATTGAATTTAACTGTTAAACGGGGAGAGATATTTGGTTTTCTAGGACCTAACGGAGCTGGAAAAACGACCACTGTCCGAGTTTTATCCACCCTTACGAACTTTGATTCTGGAGAGATCTATGTAGATGGATGCAATCTGCTAAAAAACCCGCTTGAAGCTAAGATCAGAATGGGGGTTATTCAGCAGCATATCAGCTTAGATAAAGATTTGACTGTAAAGGAGAACATGATTCAGCACGCCATGTATCATAAAATTCCTGCATCTGAAAGACTAAAGAAGATAACAGAGCTCTCGTCTTATGTAGGTCTGGAAGAATACATGGATAGGATGGTGGATTCTCTCTCGGGCGGATGGAAAAAGAGAGTTGCCATCGTGTGTGCTCTGATACACGAACCTAAAATCTTATTCTTAGATGAACCTACTGTAGGTTTGGATATACAAGCACGGAGATTGCTGTGGGATCTGATAAGGAAGCTTAATTTTGATGGAACTACCATTTTCCTTACAACACACTATATCGAAGAAGCCGAAGCACTCTGTGACAGAGTTGGGATTATAAATCATGGTAAGCTCATTGCGCTAGGAACACCTCCAGAATTGTGCAGCAAGATTGGTTCTACGGCTGTAGAGTATTATGGCCCGAATGGTAAGACCGCATATCGGTATTTTTCAAAAAGAACTGATGCTAATGACTTTGCTGGTACGATCCCGGATGGAACCACCGTCACCATTCGAAATACCAATCTGGAAGATTGTTTTGTTGAATTGACGGGTGAAACGGTTGGTGGGATGTAA
- a CDS encoding ATP-binding protein — protein METKKLLFPFTSIVGQEDMKKALLLNIIDPSIGGVLIKGEKGTAKSTMVRSLVQILPERKTVKGCVFNCNPDSPETMCQYCQEKLSKGIDLEEEYTPMNVVELPLSSTEDRVAGTLDLEHVLKTGEKKFEPGVLAQANGNLLYVDEVNLLDDHIVDLLLDSAAMGVNYVEREGVSFSHPSRFILVGTMNPEEGDLRPQLLDRFGLSVNVKGEKEIDERVEIVKRRLLFDQDPEKYLKTCESNLTEMTQQIISARHTLKSIFVDDILLQKIVKTTTHFGIDGHRADITLIKASKANAALQGRLEVTDVDVKETAPLVLMHRMRRRPFEESVLDLEELDECLQSL, from the coding sequence ATGGAGACTAAAAAATTGCTATTTCCCTTTACAAGTATAGTAGGGCAAGAAGATATGAAAAAAGCTCTGCTTCTAAATATAATAGACCCGAGCATTGGTGGAGTTTTAATAAAAGGGGAGAAAGGGACAGCAAAATCAACGATGGTACGATCTTTAGTCCAGATACTTCCAGAACGTAAAACTGTAAAAGGATGTGTTTTTAACTGCAACCCAGACAGCCCGGAAACGATGTGTCAATATTGTCAAGAAAAACTTTCAAAAGGAATCGACCTGGAGGAAGAATATACTCCTATGAACGTAGTAGAGCTCCCACTGAGTTCTACCGAAGATAGAGTTGCTGGAACTCTAGATCTTGAGCATGTTTTAAAAACGGGAGAGAAAAAATTTGAACCTGGTGTCCTGGCTCAAGCAAACGGCAATCTTCTGTATGTGGATGAGGTAAATTTATTGGATGATCATATAGTAGATCTTCTTTTAGACTCAGCAGCAATGGGTGTAAATTATGTAGAAAGAGAGGGAGTATCATTTTCACATCCCTCTCGATTTATATTGGTAGGTACTATGAATCCAGAAGAGGGAGATCTTCGCCCACAGCTCCTGGATAGATTTGGATTATCCGTGAATGTAAAAGGTGAGAAAGAAATCGATGAGCGTGTAGAAATTGTCAAAAGACGGTTGCTCTTTGATCAAGACCCAGAAAAATACCTAAAAACATGTGAGTCAAATCTTACTGAAATGACACAGCAGATTATATCTGCCAGACACACTCTGAAAAGTATTTTTGTGGACGATATCCTCCTGCAAAAGATAGTCAAGACCACTACACACTTTGGAATAGATGGACACCGTGCGGATATAACTCTTATAAAAGCTTCTAAGGCAAACGCTGCCCTTCAGGGAAGATTGGAAGTAACAGACGTTGATGTAAAAGAAACCGCTCCATTGGTTTTGATGCATAGAATGAGAAGACGTCCATTTGAAGAATCAGTTCTTGATCTGGAGGAACTGGACGAATGTCTTCAGAGTCTTTGA
- a CDS encoding AAA family ATPase, with protein sequence MSSESLNRTIFFPFSAIYGMNDAKKALICALVNPQIKSVLIRGPSGVAKTTVVRAITECIPDKKLINVPLNATEEQIFGGINIEKTLKNGVIEEEVGLLLRSNENIAYIDDINLFDSSILISILNMLHANKLIVEREGISSSHDFNGLLIGTMNPADSDLSSHILDRFDICICINEEDDIAAKEEILRRNLEFDNDPVKFRHKYHDEETTIIDTIEKAKKLLPYVTISDDLISIIVELCINIGSEGHRGDISTLNTALTLAALNGREEVSRKDVEEAAMLCLSHRRDYTPNPPPQRNADNEDDPDTNEQSEENSQDDLPNQKNNNEKQQDDNDTPEKNDTNQSNNDIQKMDDLMFQIGNQFKLINYLGNNRLRIVKTKSRKGRRDVVESGDKTGRYARYRVPKDFPRDIAFDATIKAAAPFQKCRDKGDLCITIKDSDLREKVRERRCGCTLLFLVDASGSLGVRKRMIAVKGAILSMLKESYVKRDRIGMMAFRRDSAELILQPTKSVEYSYKMLEDLPTGGKTPLSAALMKANEYMTTYSRSHPGEHCYIVVLTDGRANVPLKDSFNANDEAQTIAENISIPGVKWIVVDTCAGYPRFDNAEKLAEKLSATYFRLEELNAENLSQNIRMIVN encoded by the coding sequence ATGTCTTCAGAGTCTTTGAACAGAACGATCTTTTTTCCGTTTTCTGCAATATACGGAATGAACGATGCCAAAAAAGCGCTGATATGTGCACTCGTCAACCCGCAGATTAAATCAGTCCTTATCAGAGGTCCGTCTGGAGTTGCTAAAACAACTGTCGTACGTGCGATTACAGAATGCATACCTGATAAAAAATTGATAAACGTGCCATTAAACGCTACAGAGGAGCAGATTTTTGGCGGTATAAATATCGAAAAAACATTAAAAAATGGAGTTATTGAAGAAGAAGTTGGATTATTGCTCAGATCTAACGAAAATATTGCTTATATCGATGATATCAATCTCTTTGACAGCAGTATACTCATATCTATCCTGAACATGCTGCATGCCAACAAACTCATTGTAGAGCGAGAGGGAATATCATCCAGTCACGACTTTAATGGATTATTGATAGGTACGATGAATCCAGCTGACTCAGATCTAAGCTCTCATATTCTGGATAGATTTGACATCTGCATATGCATCAACGAAGAAGATGATATTGCAGCAAAGGAAGAAATTTTGAGACGAAATTTAGAATTTGACAATGATCCAGTAAAATTTAGACATAAGTATCATGATGAAGAGACTACTATCATCGACACTATTGAAAAAGCAAAGAAATTACTTCCATACGTCACGATTTCAGACGACCTTATTTCAATTATTGTTGAATTATGCATCAATATTGGATCAGAAGGTCACCGCGGAGACATTTCTACATTAAACACTGCATTAACACTTGCAGCATTAAATGGACGTGAAGAAGTATCCAGAAAAGATGTTGAGGAAGCGGCCATGTTATGTCTATCCCACAGACGTGACTATACTCCAAATCCTCCCCCACAAAGGAATGCAGACAATGAAGACGACCCTGATACCAATGAACAGTCAGAAGAGAATTCTCAGGATGATCTGCCAAATCAAAAAAATAATAATGAAAAACAACAAGATGATAATGACACTCCGGAAAAAAATGATACCAACCAAAGCAATAATGACATTCAGAAAATGGATGACCTCATGTTTCAGATTGGTAATCAATTCAAATTAATTAATTATTTAGGAAACAATAGACTGCGTATTGTAAAGACTAAGAGCAGAAAAGGCAGAAGGGATGTTGTAGAGAGTGGGGATAAGACTGGCAGATATGCAAGATACAGAGTTCCAAAGGATTTCCCACGAGATATTGCATTTGATGCAACGATCAAAGCTGCTGCACCTTTTCAAAAATGCAGAGATAAAGGAGATTTATGCATAACTATAAAAGATTCTGATCTAAGAGAAAAAGTCAGAGAAAGACGATGCGGCTGTACATTATTATTCTTAGTAGATGCAAGCGGCTCACTCGGCGTGAGAAAGAGAATGATCGCCGTTAAGGGAGCAATTTTATCGATGCTGAAGGAGAGCTACGTGAAAAGGGATAGAATTGGCATGATGGCATTTAGAAGAGACTCTGCAGAACTGATACTTCAGCCAACTAAATCTGTAGAATATAGCTATAAAATGCTGGAGGATCTTCCAACTGGCGGAAAGACGCCTCTAAGTGCAGCACTCATGAAGGCTAATGAGTACATGACTACATATTCCAGATCTCATCCTGGAGAACATTGTTACATTGTGGTACTGACGGATGGCAGAGCAAACGTACCTCTAAAAGATAGCTTCAATGCAAACGATGAAGCACAGACAATCGCCGAGAACATATCAATTCCTGGAGTTAAATGGATTGTCGTAGATACTTGTGCAGGATACCCTCGCTTTGATAACGCAGAGAAATTGGCTGAAAAACTTAGTGCAACTTACTTTAGACTGGAGGAGTTGAATGCTGAGAATTTATCTCAAAACATACGTATGATTGTAAACTGA
- a CDS encoding DUF2971 domain-containing protein: MSALYYPMIASDSNELFNVIEKYCHIHNELCDFSTIWHYTSAEGFKSIIEEGEVHFTHNAFLNDSTERTHVFDIVETVLESYSDDSSKNEFTEHLLELFHKKKEDPDGVDFIDPDEVQIFIFSCSLDKDSLPLWNHYSKNPAKAGFSIGLDVNEIIKMQFREKMLYGIGSNLYPVIYDDLEKENLVKEICDAAYSLWNLDDVNKDEIIKKTYAAIRIAGAFLKHKAFESEHEARYIFYIQNKSIESIKDIIKFRDMHGIFTPYVIVPFINDKTLKDVIISPTLKSKQAKSYADLFLKMNGYNMTSKTSQVPLRF, translated from the coding sequence ATGTCTGCGTTATATTATCCAATGATTGCTTCTGACAGCAATGAACTTTTCAATGTGATCGAAAAATACTGTCACATTCATAATGAACTGTGTGATTTTAGCACGATCTGGCATTATACCTCTGCAGAGGGTTTTAAAAGTATCATTGAAGAGGGAGAGGTTCATTTCACACACAATGCTTTTTTAAACGATTCCACAGAAAGAACTCACGTTTTTGACATTGTAGAGACTGTTTTAGAGTCATATTCTGATGATTCAAGTAAAAATGAATTCACAGAACACCTTTTAGAATTATTTCATAAAAAGAAAGAAGATCCAGACGGTGTAGATTTTATAGATCCAGATGAAGTGCAGATATTCATATTTTCGTGTTCATTGGATAAAGATAGCCTTCCGCTTTGGAACCATTATTCAAAGAATCCTGCAAAAGCGGGATTCAGCATTGGTCTGGATGTAAATGAGATTATAAAAATGCAGTTTAGAGAAAAGATGCTTTACGGGATAGGTTCAAACCTTTATCCAGTAATCTATGATGATTTAGAAAAAGAGAATCTTGTTAAGGAAATATGCGATGCAGCATACAGTCTCTGGAATCTGGATGATGTCAATAAAGATGAAATCATCAAAAAAACATATGCTGCGATAAGGATTGCAGGGGCATTTTTAAAACATAAAGCCTTCGAGTCAGAACATGAAGCTAGATACATATTTTACATACAAAATAAAAGTATAGAGAGCATCAAAGATATAATAAAATTCAGAGACATGCATGGAATATTTACTCCATATGTAATTGTACCATTCATCAATGATAAGACATTGAAAGATGTGATTATCTCACCAACTCTTAAGTCTAAACAGGCTAAGAGCTATGCTGATTTATTCTTAAAGATGAATGGATACAATATGACCTCAAAGACATCACAAGTTCCATTAAGATTCTAA